A portion of the Camelus ferus isolate YT-003-E chromosome 16, BCGSAC_Cfer_1.0, whole genome shotgun sequence genome contains these proteins:
- the ARRB2 gene encoding beta-arrestin-2, with translation MGEKPGTRVFKKSSPNCKLTVYLGKRDFVDHLDKVDPVDGVVLVDPDYLKDRKVFVTLTCAFRYGREDLDVLGLSFRKDLFIATYQAFPPVPNPPRPPTRLQDRLLRKLGQHAHPFFFTIPQNLPCSVTLQPGPEDTGKACGVDFEIRAFCAKSLEEKSHKRNSVRLVIRKVQFAPEKPGPQPSAETTRHFLMSDRSLHLEASLDKELYYHGEPLNVNVHVTNNSTKTVKKIKVSVRQYADICLFSTAQYKCPVAQIEQDDQVSPSSTFCKVYTITPLLSDNREKRGLALDGKLKHEDTNLASSTIVKEGANKEVLGILVSYRVKVKLVVSRGGDVSVELPFVLMHPKPHDHITLPRPQSAAPETDAPVDTNLIEFDTNYATDDDIVFEDFARLRLKGMKDEDYDDQFC, from the exons ATGGGGGAGAAACCCGGGACCAG ggTCTTCAAGAAGTCGAGTCCTAACTGCAAG CTCACTGTGTACCTGGGCAAGCGAGACTTTGTAGATCACCTGGATAAAGTGGATCCCGTAG ATGGCGTGGTGCTCGTGGACCCTGACTACTTGAAGGACCGCAAAG TGTTCGTGACCCTCACCTGCGCCTTCCGCTATGGCCGCGAAGACCTGGACGTGCTGGGCTTGTCCTTCCGCAAAGACTTGTTCATCGCCACCTACCAGGCCTTCCCCCCAGTGCCCAACCCGCCCCGGCCCCCCACCCGCCTGCAGGACCGGCTGCTGAGGAAGCTAGGCCAGCACGCCCACCCCTTTTTCTTCACT ATACCCCAGAACCTGCCCTGCTCCGTCACCCTGCAGCCGGGCCCAGAGGACACAGGGAAG GCCTGCGGGGTAGACTTCGAGATTCGAGCCTTCTGTGCCAAATCCCTCGAAGAGAAAAGCCACAAAAG GAACTCTGTGCGGCTGGTGATCCGAAAGGTGCAGTTTGCCCCCGAGAAGCCCGGCCCCCAGCCTTCAGCTGAAACCACACGCCACTTCCTCATGTCTGACCGGTCCCTGCACCTTGAGGCGTCCCTGGacaaggag CTATATTACCATGGGGAGCCCCTCAATGTCAACGTCCACGTCACCAACAACTCCACCAAGACCGTCAAGAAGATCAAAGTCTCTG TGAGACAGTATGCTGACATCTGCCTCTTCAGCACGGCCCAGTACAAGTGTCCTGTGGCTCAGATCGAACAAGA TGACCAGGTGTCACCCAGCTCCACGTTCTGTAAGGTGTACACCATCACCCCCCTGCTCAGCGACAACCGGGAGAAGCGAGGCCTCGCCCTGGATGGGAAGCTCAAGCACGAGGACACCAACCTGGCTTCCAGCACCAT TGTGAAAGAAGGTGCGAACAAGGAGGTGCTGGGAATCCTGGTGTCCTACAGGGTCAAGGTGAAGCTGGTGGTGTCTCGAGGCGG ggatgTCTCCGTGGAGCTGCCTTTTGTCCTTATGCACCCCAAGCCCCATGACCACAtcaccctccccaggccccagtcaG ctgcTCCTGAAACAGATGCCCCTGTGGACACCAACCTCATTGAATTTGATACCAA CTACGCCACAGATGACGACATCGTGTTTGAGGACTTCGCCCGGCTTCGGCTGAAGGGGATGAAGGATGAGGACTACGACGACCAGTTCTGCTAA